From the Streptomyces pluripotens genome, one window contains:
- a CDS encoding N,N-dimethylformamidase beta subunit family domain-containing protein, translating to MALDHIRRWESGALAHAVTDPFGLGPVPWLRGSETYFDDTGHVVPWYVDPSPQRPADASGDPRVPAPRTADSGPRSADDVHRQIKGFTATGTVTPGEAIDFHITVDPPQQFSVDVYRIGHYGGDGAAKITTSPRLSGIVQPPPLAADRTVSCHHWWLSWRLQVPSHWSIGAYVAVLTTADGYRSHVPFTVRDDHPADLLLLLPDITWQAYNLYPEDGRTGASLYHAWDEKGRLLGEADAATTVSFDRPYAGAGLPLHVGHAYDFIRWAERYGYDLGYAEARDLHAGRVDPTRYRGLVFPGHDEYWSVAMRRAVEDARDRGTSLVFLSANTMYWQVDLAPSPSGVPDRLLTCRKRKGPGKSVLWREIDRPEQQLVGIQYAGRVPEPHPLIVRNARHWLWEATGAHEGDEITGLVAGEADRYFPRAPLPEHDERILLAHSPYTDNDGVLRHQETSLYRAPSGAWVFASGTFAWSPALDRPGHVDPRIQRATANLLDRICKRN from the coding sequence ATGGCCTTGGACCACATCCGCCGCTGGGAGTCCGGAGCACTCGCGCACGCCGTCACAGATCCCTTCGGCCTGGGCCCGGTGCCCTGGCTGCGGGGCAGCGAGACCTACTTCGACGACACTGGTCATGTCGTGCCCTGGTACGTCGACCCGAGCCCGCAGCGGCCCGCCGATGCCTCGGGCGACCCCCGGGTACCCGCGCCTCGTACGGCGGACTCCGGGCCTCGCTCGGCGGACGACGTGCACCGCCAGATCAAGGGTTTCACCGCCACCGGCACGGTTACGCCCGGCGAGGCGATCGACTTCCACATCACGGTCGACCCGCCCCAGCAATTCAGCGTGGACGTCTATCGGATCGGCCACTACGGCGGCGATGGCGCTGCCAAGATCACCACCAGTCCGCGGCTGTCCGGCATCGTCCAGCCCCCGCCGCTGGCCGCCGACCGCACGGTCTCCTGCCACCACTGGTGGCTGTCCTGGCGGCTCCAAGTGCCTTCCCACTGGAGCATCGGCGCCTACGTGGCCGTGCTCACCACCGCCGACGGCTACCGCTCTCATGTGCCGTTCACGGTCCGCGACGACCACCCCGCCGACCTGCTCCTGCTGCTGCCCGACATCACCTGGCAGGCGTACAACCTCTATCCGGAGGACGGCCGTACCGGCGCCAGTCTCTACCACGCCTGGGATGAGAAGGGCCGTCTCCTCGGTGAGGCCGACGCGGCGACCACGGTCTCCTTTGACCGTCCCTACGCGGGTGCGGGCCTGCCCCTGCACGTCGGCCACGCCTACGACTTCATCCGCTGGGCCGAGCGGTACGGCTACGACCTCGGGTACGCCGAGGCCCGCGATCTGCACGCCGGCCGCGTCGATCCCACCCGCTACCGGGGCCTGGTCTTCCCGGGCCATGACGAGTACTGGTCGGTGGCGATGCGCCGCGCCGTCGAGGACGCCCGCGACCGGGGCACCTCGCTGGTCTTCCTCTCCGCCAACACCATGTACTGGCAGGTGGACCTGGCGCCGTCCCCATCCGGAGTCCCGGACCGGCTGCTGACCTGTCGCAAGCGCAAGGGGCCGGGCAAATCCGTGCTGTGGCGGGAGATCGATCGGCCCGAGCAGCAGCTCGTCGGCATCCAGTACGCAGGCCGGGTGCCCGAGCCGCACCCGCTGATTGTCCGCAACGCCCGCCACTGGCTGTGGGAGGCGACCGGCGCGCATGAGGGCGACGAGATCACGGGCCTGGTCGCTGGCGAGGCCGACCGGTACTTCCCACGCGCCCCGCTGCCCGAGCACGACGAGCGCATCCTGCTCGCCCACTCCCCCTACACGGACAATGACGGAGTCCTGCGTCACCAGGAGACCTCCCTCTACCGCGCCCCCTCCGGAGCCTGGGTCTTCGCCTCCGGCACCTTCGCGTGGTCCCCGGCCCTGGACCGCCCCGGTCACGTGGACCCCCGCATCCAGCGCGCCACGGCGAACCTCCTCGACCGCATCTGCAAACGCAACTGA
- a CDS encoding phosphoribosylaminoimidazolesuccinocarboxamide synthase, translated as MSGFVEKPEPIQVPGLVHLHTGKVRELYQNEAGDLVMVASDRMSAYDWVLPTEIPDKGRVLTQLSLWWFDQLRDLAANHVISTELPEGAPADWAGRTLVCKSLKMVPVECVARGYLTGSGLLEYNESRTVCGLALPEGLVDGSELPAPIFTPATKAEVGEHDENVSYEAVVRQVGAETATQLRQATLAVYSRARDIARDRGIILADTKFEFGFDGDRLLLADEVLTPDSSRFWPADRWQPGRAQPSYDKQYVRDWLTSAESGWDRKGEQPPPPLPEAVVAATRQKYVEAYELLTGTSWS; from the coding sequence GTGTCCGGATTCGTAGAAAAGCCCGAGCCGATCCAGGTTCCGGGCCTGGTGCACCTGCACACCGGAAAGGTGCGCGAGCTGTACCAGAACGAGGCGGGTGACCTCGTGATGGTCGCCAGCGATCGCATGTCCGCCTACGACTGGGTGCTGCCCACGGAGATCCCCGACAAGGGTCGTGTCCTCACCCAGCTCTCCCTGTGGTGGTTCGACCAGCTGCGCGACCTGGCCGCCAACCATGTGATCAGCACCGAGCTGCCCGAGGGCGCGCCCGCCGACTGGGCGGGCCGCACACTCGTCTGCAAGTCGCTGAAGATGGTCCCGGTGGAGTGCGTGGCCCGCGGTTACCTCACTGGCTCCGGCTTGCTGGAGTACAACGAGTCCCGAACGGTCTGCGGTCTCGCGCTTCCCGAAGGCCTGGTCGACGGCTCCGAACTCCCCGCCCCGATCTTCACTCCAGCCACCAAGGCCGAGGTCGGTGAGCACGACGAGAACGTCTCCTACGAGGCGGTCGTCCGCCAGGTCGGTGCCGAGACCGCCACCCAGCTGCGCCAGGCCACGCTCGCCGTGTACTCCCGCGCCCGGGACATCGCCCGGGACCGCGGAATCATCCTGGCCGACACCAAGTTCGAGTTCGGCTTCGACGGTGACCGACTGCTCCTCGCCGACGAGGTACTCACCCCGGACTCCTCGCGCTTCTGGCCGGCCGACCGGTGGCAGCCGGGCCGTGCGCAGCCGTCGTACGACAAGCAGTACGTGCGTGACTGGCTGACCTCCGCCGAGTCCGGCTGGGACCGCAAGGGCGAGCAGCCCCCGCCGCCGTTGCCGGAGGCCGTGGTGGCGGCGACCCGGCAGAAGTACGTGGAGGCGTACGAGCTGCTGACCGGCACCAGCTGGTCGTAG
- a CDS encoding response regulator transcription factor — protein sequence MSGPVRLLLADDEHLIRGALAALLSLEDDLLVVAEAASGPEALAMARAHQPDVAVLDLQMPGADGVKVATSLRTELPGCHVLIVTGHGRPGHLKRALAAGVRGFALKTVSAQRLAEIIRTVHAGHRYVDPELAADAISAGDSPLTAREAEVLELAADGAPVAEIAGRAALSPGTVRNYLSSAVTKLGAENRHAAVRLARERGWV from the coding sequence ATGAGCGGTCCGGTACGACTGCTGCTCGCCGACGACGAGCATCTGATCCGGGGTGCGCTGGCCGCCCTGCTCTCCCTGGAGGACGATCTCCTGGTCGTAGCAGAGGCCGCCAGCGGTCCCGAGGCACTGGCCATGGCTCGGGCACATCAGCCCGACGTGGCCGTCCTCGATCTGCAGATGCCCGGCGCCGACGGTGTGAAGGTCGCCACATCCCTGCGCACCGAACTGCCCGGCTGCCACGTACTGATCGTCACCGGGCACGGGCGGCCGGGACATCTGAAACGGGCGCTCGCGGCGGGCGTACGGGGCTTCGCCCTCAAGACCGTCAGCGCCCAGCGTCTCGCCGAGATCATTCGCACCGTGCACGCCGGACACCGCTATGTGGACCCCGAGTTGGCAGCCGACGCGATCTCCGCCGGAGACTCCCCGCTGACCGCGCGAGAGGCCGAGGTGCTGGAGCTGGCGGCCGATGGAGCGCCGGTCGCGGAGATCGCCGGGCGGGCCGCACTGTCGCCCGGGACCGTACGGAACTACCTCTCCTCGGCCGTCACCAAGCTCGGTGCCGAGAACCGGCATGCGGCAGTGCGTCTCGCACGCGAGCGAGGTTGGGTATAG
- a CDS encoding sensor histidine kinase: MVGSIRRWQQRHWRGRSKAERVELHTVVTWYCTPWVFLLTWLLIPLLGGLDRRPVPLVLGGLLLLVGTLQCATANRLTRPVLDHYLGRAKLPAGAQYTSAVLLGLALALVLALTALHAADPVTTRLAIGAGLLPFGLLHGLIVPVRVFLRRSAVLALLLMAVSEVARPDGLGLFMTGAVTAFGALLSLLACRCGAWTLAVLWEAERGREVEARLAVAEERLRFGRDLHDVLGRNLSVISLKSELAVQLARRGRPEAVEQMIEVQRIAQDSQREVRAVVRGYREADLDIELAGARGVLAAAGINCEIHAETVELPAEVQSALGWVVREAATNVLRHGDAGHCTVELRIQEGNVVLTVENDGADHPSPTGNTGHMRSEDHAGGGADRIPGSHGSGGSGLAGLRERLAAVDGSLEATAVGQDRFRLMAEVPLVNDEASRHNDEASRHKDRDTEASGAR, from the coding sequence ATGGTGGGGTCGATACGGCGCTGGCAGCAGCGGCACTGGCGCGGACGCAGCAAGGCCGAGCGGGTCGAGTTGCACACCGTGGTCACCTGGTACTGCACGCCCTGGGTGTTCTTGCTCACCTGGCTGCTGATTCCGCTGCTCGGCGGGCTCGACCGCCGACCCGTGCCCCTGGTCCTCGGTGGGCTCCTCCTCCTCGTGGGAACCCTGCAGTGCGCCACCGCCAACCGGCTCACCCGGCCCGTCCTCGACCACTACCTGGGGCGCGCCAAACTACCGGCCGGCGCACAGTACACCTCGGCGGTCCTGCTCGGGCTGGCGCTGGCACTGGTCCTGGCCCTCACCGCACTGCATGCTGCCGACCCGGTGACGACCCGGTTGGCGATCGGCGCCGGTCTGCTGCCGTTCGGGCTGCTCCACGGGCTCATCGTGCCCGTGCGGGTGTTCCTGCGTCGCTCGGCCGTGCTCGCGCTGCTGCTCATGGCCGTGTCCGAGGTGGCGCGTCCCGACGGACTCGGCCTGTTCATGACCGGCGCGGTGACTGCCTTCGGCGCGCTCCTCTCCCTCCTGGCATGCCGGTGCGGCGCCTGGACCCTGGCGGTGCTCTGGGAAGCGGAGCGCGGCCGCGAAGTGGAGGCTCGGCTCGCCGTCGCCGAGGAGCGCCTGCGGTTCGGGCGGGATCTGCACGACGTGTTGGGGCGGAATCTGTCCGTGATCTCCCTGAAGAGCGAACTGGCCGTGCAGTTGGCCCGGCGGGGCCGACCGGAGGCCGTGGAGCAGATGATCGAGGTGCAGCGCATCGCACAGGACTCCCAACGGGAGGTCCGGGCCGTCGTACGCGGCTACCGGGAAGCTGATCTGGACATCGAGCTCGCGGGCGCACGAGGTGTACTGGCAGCCGCCGGGATCAACTGCGAGATCCACGCGGAGACCGTGGAACTGCCCGCCGAGGTGCAGTCCGCGCTCGGCTGGGTGGTGCGCGAGGCGGCCACCAACGTCCTGCGGCACGGGGACGCTGGACACTGCACGGTGGAACTGCGGATACAGGAGGGGAATGTGGTGCTGACCGTGGAGAACGACGGAGCTGACCACCCCAGCCCCACCGGCAACACCGGCCATATGCGCAGCGAAGACCACGCAGGCGGCGGAGCCGACCGGATACCGGGGTCGCACGGCAGCGGCGGGTCGGGACTCGCCGGGCTGCGGGAGCGGCTGGCCGCCGTGGACGGGTCCCTGGAAGCGACGGCCGTCGGCCAGGACCGGTTCCGGCTGATGGCAGAGGTGCCACTGGTGAACGACGAGGCGTCCCGGCACAACGACGAGGCGTCCCGGCACAAGGACCGGGACACGGAAGCGAGCGGAGCCAGGTGA
- a CDS encoding ABC transporter permease, producing the protein MRATDMTTNATKANTQETNATKVGRRGLPGVPGLAPGGSALGPTARRLRALARAELTLLIRNRGAVVTALVVPLVLPLSVRPALDQLDLKKQGLSMGTVLLTTAIGFSFLFAVYTSLVSAYVARREELVLKRLRTGELSDTEILTGTALPATAVGLAQVVVLSVGCAALLHIGAPKAPQLLVPGVLAGLVVSAALAALTASVTRTTESAQVTALPLVLVSMVGSGVAIPAEVLPGRLASVCAFLPLSPAIRLVRAGWSGQLSAHEAFGALATALAWTIAAVFAVRRWFRWEPRR; encoded by the coding sequence ATGCGCGCGACCGACATGACGACAAACGCGACGAAGGCGAACACACAGGAGACGAACGCGACGAAGGTGGGCCGTCGTGGCCTACCTGGGGTCCCGGGCCTCGCCCCGGGCGGATCCGCACTCGGCCCCACCGCACGCCGACTACGGGCATTGGCCCGCGCCGAACTCACCCTCCTCATCCGCAACCGTGGCGCCGTCGTCACTGCGCTGGTCGTACCCCTCGTTCTCCCGCTCAGCGTGCGGCCGGCCCTCGACCAACTGGATCTGAAGAAGCAAGGGCTGAGCATGGGCACGGTCCTCCTGACGACCGCGATCGGCTTCTCCTTCCTCTTCGCCGTCTACACCTCCCTGGTCAGTGCCTATGTCGCCCGCCGCGAGGAACTCGTCCTCAAACGGCTGCGCACCGGCGAACTCTCCGACACCGAGATCCTCACGGGCACTGCGCTACCCGCGACCGCCGTCGGCCTGGCCCAGGTCGTCGTGCTGTCCGTCGGCTGCGCCGCGCTGCTGCACATCGGAGCACCCAAGGCACCCCAGTTGCTCGTGCCCGGTGTGCTGGCCGGTCTGGTGGTCAGCGCCGCACTCGCCGCGCTCACCGCTTCGGTCACCCGAACCACCGAGAGTGCCCAGGTGACCGCGCTGCCACTGGTGCTGGTGTCCATGGTCGGCTCCGGGGTCGCGATCCCCGCCGAGGTCCTACCCGGCCGGCTCGCCTCCGTCTGCGCATTCCTCCCGCTGTCCCCGGCGATCCGCCTGGTCCGCGCGGGCTGGAGCGGCCAGTTGAGCGCGCACGAGGCGTTCGGCGCCCTGGCGACCGCCTTGGCCTGGACGATCGCCGCGGTGTTTGCTGTACGACGGTGGTTCCGCTGGGAGCCGCGGCGCTGA
- a CDS encoding ABC transporter ATP-binding protein, producing MDNDEHEHVIEATGLRRVYGGGFEAVRGISFSVARGEIFALLGTNGAGKTSTVELLEGLAAPAAGTVRVLGHDPCRERAAVRPRTGVMLQEGGFPSELTVTETARMWAGCTSSARPEAEALELVGLADKLRVRVKQLSGGERRRLDLALALLGEPEVLFLDEPTTGLDAEGRRDTWELVRNLRDSGTTVLLTTHYLEEAEGLADRLAILHKGRIATAGTPAEVTAGRPSRLSFRLPDGYFLGDLPPLTGLGVCEHEADGQVVRLRTRELQRTATAVLTWAAAAGIELSGLDMRSASLEEAFLGIAQEQDAAA from the coding sequence ATGGACAACGACGAACATGAACACGTGATCGAGGCCACCGGCCTCAGACGTGTCTACGGGGGCGGGTTCGAAGCCGTACGCGGGATCAGCTTCTCGGTGGCGCGGGGGGAGATCTTCGCCCTGCTGGGCACCAACGGCGCGGGCAAGACCTCCACGGTCGAACTGCTGGAGGGACTCGCCGCACCGGCCGCGGGGACGGTCCGGGTGCTCGGCCACGACCCCTGCCGAGAACGGGCGGCCGTACGCCCCCGCACCGGGGTGATGCTCCAGGAGGGTGGATTCCCTTCCGAGCTGACCGTCACCGAGACCGCACGGATGTGGGCCGGCTGCACCAGCAGCGCCCGGCCGGAGGCGGAGGCACTGGAGCTGGTCGGGCTCGCGGACAAGCTTCGGGTACGCGTCAAGCAGCTCTCCGGTGGCGAGCGGCGCCGTCTCGACCTCGCGCTCGCCCTGCTCGGCGAGCCAGAGGTGCTCTTCCTCGACGAACCGACGACCGGACTCGACGCCGAAGGCCGCCGTGACACCTGGGAGTTGGTGCGCAACCTGCGTGACAGCGGCACCACCGTGCTGCTCACCACGCACTACCTGGAGGAGGCCGAAGGCCTCGCCGACCGGCTCGCCATCTTGCACAAAGGCCGCATCGCCACCGCCGGAACCCCGGCCGAGGTCACCGCGGGCCGCCCCTCCCGGTTGTCCTTCCGACTGCCCGACGGCTACTTCCTCGGCGATCTGCCGCCCCTCACCGGCCTCGGCGTTTGCGAGCACGAGGCCGACGGCCAGGTCGTACGGCTGCGCACCCGGGAACTGCAGCGGACCGCGACCGCCGTGCTGACCTGGGCCGCGGCGGCCGGAATCGAGCTGAGCGGCCTCGACATGCGCTCCGCCTCGTTGGAGGAGGCGTTTCTCGGAATCGCGCAGGAACAGGATGCGGCCGCATGA
- a CDS encoding histone-like nucleoid-structuring protein Lsr2, which yields MAQKVVVTLFDDIDGSEAAETIAFGLDGKSYEIDLNETNAKKLRKALAPYVEAGRKRSRSGKAYKQTEIAPDPAAVRAWAQANKMDVPARGRIPKKVYEAFRAAQ from the coding sequence GTGGCGCAAAAGGTCGTGGTCACTCTCTTTGACGACATCGACGGCTCGGAAGCGGCGGAAACGATCGCCTTCGGACTCGACGGCAAGTCGTACGAGATCGACCTGAACGAAACCAACGCCAAGAAACTGCGCAAGGCGCTCGCGCCCTACGTGGAGGCCGGCCGCAAGCGGTCACGGTCCGGCAAGGCGTACAAGCAAACGGAGATCGCCCCCGATCCGGCGGCCGTCCGCGCCTGGGCCCAGGCCAACAAGATGGACGTCCCGGCACGCGGACGCATCCCCAAGAAGGTCTACGAGGCGTTCCGCGCCGCGCAGTGA
- the purS gene encoding phosphoribosylformylglycinamidine synthase subunit PurS, which yields MARVVVDVMLKPEILDPQGQAVQRALPRLGFEGISDVRQGKRFELEVDGPVDEAALARIHDLAESFLANTVIEDFIVKVEEPADVVEAAK from the coding sequence GTGGCACGCGTCGTAGTCGACGTCATGCTCAAGCCGGAGATCCTCGACCCCCAGGGCCAGGCGGTCCAGCGTGCGCTGCCGCGCCTGGGTTTCGAAGGTATCTCGGACGTACGTCAGGGAAAGCGTTTCGAACTGGAAGTGGACGGGCCGGTCGATGAGGCCGCGCTCGCCCGTATCCACGATCTTGCGGAATCCTTCCTCGCCAACACCGTGATCGAGGACTTCATCGTCAAGGTGGAAGAGCCCGCGGACGTCGTGGAGGCGGCCAAGTGA
- the purQ gene encoding phosphoribosylformylglycinamidine synthase subunit PurQ, producing MTARIGVVTFPGSLDDRDTRRAIRLAGAEPVALWHKDKDLKQVDAVVLPGGFSYGDYLRAGAISRFSPVMETVVEQAKAGLPVLGICNGFQVLTEAHLLPGAMLGNNHLHFICRDQKLRVENASTAWTGDYRAGQEILIPLKNMDGRYVADDYTLDKLEAEGRVAFRYLDFNPNGSLRDIAGITNEAGNVVGLMPHPEHAVEPLIGTGRTDGLPFFTSILKKLVNA from the coding sequence GTGACCGCTCGTATTGGCGTCGTCACTTTCCCGGGCAGTCTCGACGACCGCGACACCCGGCGTGCGATCCGTCTGGCGGGCGCCGAACCGGTTGCCCTGTGGCACAAGGACAAGGACCTCAAGCAGGTTGACGCCGTGGTGCTGCCCGGTGGTTTCTCCTACGGCGACTACCTGCGGGCCGGCGCCATCTCCCGCTTCTCGCCGGTGATGGAGACCGTCGTCGAGCAGGCGAAGGCCGGCCTTCCGGTCCTGGGCATCTGCAACGGCTTCCAGGTCCTCACCGAGGCTCATCTCCTGCCGGGCGCGATGCTCGGAAACAACCACCTCCACTTCATCTGCCGTGACCAGAAGCTGCGGGTGGAGAACGCGTCAACGGCCTGGACCGGTGACTACCGTGCGGGCCAGGAGATCCTCATCCCGCTGAAGAACATGGACGGCCGGTACGTCGCCGACGACTACACGCTCGACAAGTTGGAGGCGGAGGGCCGGGTCGCCTTCCGTTACCTCGACTTCAACCCCAACGGCAGCCTGAGGGACATCGCCGGCATCACCAACGAGGCCGGCAACGTCGTCGGCCTGATGCCGCACCCGGAACACGCCGTGGAGCCGCTCATCGGCACCGGTCGCACCGACGGCCTCCCCTTCTTCACCTCGATCCTCAAGAAGCTGGTCAACGCATGA
- the purL gene encoding phosphoribosylformylglycinamidine synthase subunit PurL: MSRTPLDTVEHAAATPDVELPWAELGLKKDEYERVVEILGRRPTGAELAMYSVMWSEHCSYKSSKVHLRQFGEKAPRSEAMLVGIGENAGVVDVGQGYAVTFKVESHNHPSYVEPYQGAATGVGGIVRDIIAMGARPVAVVDPLRFGAADHPDTKRVLPGVVAGIGGYGNCLGLPNIGGEVVFDACYQGNPLVNAGAIGVMRHEDIHLAKASGAGNKVVLYGARTGGDGIGGASILASETFDDAKPSKRPAVQVGDPFQEKLLIECTLEAFQEKLVVGIQDLGAAGLSCATSELASNGSGGMRVTLDDVPLRDSTLSPEEILMSESQERMCAVVEPDKVDRFLEICEKWDVIATVIGEVTDGDRLEIFWHGEKIVDVAPRTVAHDGPVYERPYARPHWQDALQADDANRLPRPETGEELKDQVLKLAGSPNQASKKWITQQYDHFVQGNTVLAQPEDSGMIRVDEETGLGVAIATDGNGRYAKLDPYTGAQLALAEAYRNVATTGAKPLAVSDCLNFGSPEDPAVMWQFAEAVRGLADACQQLGTPVTGGNVSLYNQTGEAAIHPTPVVAVLGVIDDVARRTPVAFQEEGQLIYLLGDTREEFGGSAWSQVIHDHLGGLPPAVDLERERLLAEILISASRDGMIDSAHDLSDGGLIQAVVESALLGGKGARLVVPDGLDAFTFLFSESAGRAVVAVPRSEEVRFNDMCAARGLPATRIGVVDGDSVEVQGEFELSLADLREAHEGTIPALLA; the protein is encoded by the coding sequence ATGAGCAGGACGCCTCTGGACACGGTCGAGCATGCGGCCGCGACCCCCGACGTCGAGCTGCCCTGGGCCGAACTCGGCCTGAAGAAGGACGAGTACGAGCGGGTGGTGGAGATCCTCGGCCGCCGCCCGACGGGTGCGGAGCTCGCCATGTACTCGGTCATGTGGTCCGAGCATTGTTCGTACAAGTCCTCCAAGGTCCACCTGCGTCAGTTCGGTGAGAAGGCGCCCCGGTCGGAGGCCATGCTCGTCGGCATCGGTGAGAACGCCGGCGTGGTGGACGTCGGCCAGGGCTACGCGGTCACCTTCAAGGTCGAGTCGCACAACCACCCGTCGTACGTCGAGCCCTACCAGGGCGCGGCCACGGGTGTCGGCGGCATCGTCCGGGACATCATCGCGATGGGTGCCCGCCCGGTCGCCGTGGTGGACCCGTTGCGCTTCGGTGCGGCCGACCACCCCGACACCAAGCGCGTGCTGCCGGGCGTGGTAGCCGGCATCGGCGGCTACGGCAACTGCCTGGGCCTGCCCAACATCGGCGGCGAGGTCGTCTTCGATGCCTGTTACCAGGGCAACCCGCTGGTCAACGCCGGTGCCATCGGCGTCATGCGGCACGAGGACATCCACCTGGCCAAGGCGTCCGGTGCGGGCAACAAGGTGGTTCTGTACGGTGCCCGGACCGGCGGCGACGGCATCGGCGGCGCGTCGATCCTGGCCTCCGAGACCTTCGACGACGCCAAGCCGTCGAAGCGCCCCGCGGTGCAGGTCGGCGACCCGTTCCAGGAGAAGTTGCTCATCGAGTGCACCCTGGAGGCCTTCCAGGAGAAGCTGGTGGTGGGCATCCAGGACCTGGGCGCGGCGGGCTTGTCCTGTGCGACCAGCGAGTTGGCCTCCAACGGATCCGGGGGCATGCGCGTCACCCTGGACGACGTCCCGTTGCGCGACTCGACCCTGTCTCCTGAGGAGATCCTCATGAGCGAGTCGCAGGAGCGCATGTGCGCGGTCGTGGAGCCGGACAAGGTCGACCGGTTCTTGGAGATCTGCGAGAAGTGGGACGTCATCGCCACGGTCATCGGTGAGGTGACGGACGGCGACCGGCTGGAGATCTTCTGGCACGGCGAGAAGATCGTGGACGTCGCCCCGCGCACCGTCGCCCACGACGGCCCGGTCTACGAGCGCCCCTACGCGCGCCCCCACTGGCAGGACGCGCTGCAGGCCGACGACGCGAACAGGCTGCCGCGGCCGGAGACGGGCGAGGAACTGAAGGACCAGGTCCTGAAGCTGGCCGGCTCCCCGAACCAGGCGTCCAAGAAGTGGATCACCCAGCAGTACGACCACTTCGTGCAGGGCAACACCGTCCTCGCCCAGCCGGAGGACTCCGGCATGATCCGCGTGGACGAGGAGACGGGCCTCGGTGTCGCGATTGCCACGGACGGCAACGGCCGCTACGCCAAGTTGGACCCGTACACCGGCGCCCAACTGGCTCTCGCCGAGGCCTACCGCAACGTCGCCACCACGGGGGCCAAGCCGCTCGCCGTGTCGGACTGCCTGAACTTCGGATCCCCCGAAGACCCGGCGGTCATGTGGCAGTTCGCCGAAGCCGTGCGGGGACTGGCCGACGCCTGCCAGCAGCTGGGCACCCCAGTGACCGGCGGCAACGTCTCGCTCTACAACCAGACCGGCGAGGCGGCCATCCACCCGACGCCGGTGGTGGCCGTCCTCGGTGTGATCGATGATGTGGCCCGCCGTACTCCGGTCGCCTTCCAGGAGGAGGGCCAGCTGATCTACCTCCTGGGTGACACCCGTGAGGAGTTCGGCGGCTCGGCCTGGTCCCAGGTGATCCACGACCACCTGGGCGGTCTGCCCCCGGCCGTGGACCTGGAGCGGGAACGACTGCTGGCCGAGATCCTGATCTCCGCCTCCCGCGACGGCATGATCGACTCCGCGCACGACCTGTCCGACGGCGGCCTGATCCAGGCGGTCGTGGAGTCCGCGCTGCTCGGCGGCAAGGGTGCCCGCCTGGTCGTCCCCGACGGTCTGGACGCCTTCACTTTCCTCTTCTCCGAGTCGGCCGGCCGCGCGGTGGTCGCCGTGCCGCGCTCGGAGGAGGTCCGCTTCAACGACATGTGCGCTGCGCGCGGCCTTCCGGCCACCCGCATCGGTGTCGTGGACGGCGACTCGGTGGAGGTGCAGGGCGAGTTCGAGCTCTCGCTGGCCGACCTGCGTGAGGCCCACGAGGGGACGATCCCGGCGCTGCTGGCGTAG
- a CDS encoding maleylpyruvate isomerase family mycothiol-dependent enzyme, with translation MPPAKKRARSYDPARTRAAVFAQFTGVREAVRGLAPEQLALPTRLDDWTVRDLIAHLGMALTAVHRALDLPAPPKRDVTAVEWPFSTAARAVDIAGFTRGLAAEHPDLDAYLADVDRSLRILLAEHPGTRLLATSAGALPLDDYLVTRTVELVVHTDDLNAAVEGLDVPYDRQALAAATRLLADALAVKAPGGSTEVRVPPYAVVQCVEGPRHTRGTPPNVVETDPLTWIRLATGRMTWTDAVAEAKVNASGERADLGDLLPLMT, from the coding sequence ATGCCACCGGCCAAGAAGCGTGCCCGCAGCTACGACCCCGCACGGACCCGCGCCGCGGTCTTCGCCCAGTTCACCGGCGTCCGGGAGGCCGTTCGCGGCCTCGCCCCCGAGCAGCTCGCGCTGCCCACCCGGCTCGACGACTGGACCGTACGGGACCTGATCGCGCACCTGGGCATGGCGCTCACCGCCGTCCACCGCGCCCTTGACCTGCCGGCCCCGCCCAAGCGGGACGTCACGGCGGTCGAGTGGCCGTTCTCCACCGCCGCCCGCGCCGTCGACATCGCCGGCTTCACCCGGGGCCTCGCCGCAGAGCACCCCGACCTCGACGCCTATCTCGCCGATGTGGACCGGAGCCTGCGGATCCTGCTCGCCGAGCATCCCGGCACCCGGCTGCTGGCGACCAGCGCGGGCGCGCTGCCGCTGGACGACTACCTGGTCACCCGTACCGTCGAGCTCGTTGTCCACACGGACGACCTCAACGCCGCCGTCGAGGGCCTCGACGTCCCGTACGACCGCCAGGCCCTGGCCGCCGCCACCCGGCTGCTGGCCGACGCCCTCGCGGTGAAGGCGCCCGGCGGGTCCACCGAGGTGCGCGTGCCGCCGTACGCCGTCGTCCAGTGCGTCGAGGGTCCCCGGCATACCCGCGGTACCCCGCCCAACGTCGTGGAGACCGACCCCCTGACCTGGATCCGGCTTGCCACCGGGCGCATGACCTGGACGGACGCCGTGGCGGAGGCGAAGGTGAACGCTAGTGGGGAGCGGGCGGACCTCGGGGACCTGCTGCCGCTGATGACGTAG